From a single Calothrix sp. NIES-2098 genomic region:
- a CDS encoding multi-sensor signal transduction multi-kinase: protein MLTSVIPGYDLTEIISEGINTIVYRARAQNTQQSVILKVLKADYPSLEQITRFKHEYKTTENLNCEGIVKIYRLESYQNRLALVAEDFDGVNLKEFLSQQQLCEVTFLKIAVQLAKALLALHQQGIIHKDIKPTNIIINPHTGIVKITDFSIASYLNKETPQLTNPHQLEGTVAYMSPEQTGRMNRTVDYRSDFYSLGMTFYEMLTGQLPFVTDDLLEMVHCHIAKPVTPITQLNPEISTTIDAIVMKLIAKNAEDRYQSALGLLADLEFCLEQLQVSGAIPDFIPGQRDRISQLLIPQQLYGRETEVSTLLAAFERVSQGKSEIMLVSGYSGIGKSSLVNEVHKPIVKQKGYFINGKFDQFKRNIPYTSVIQAFQSLMQQLLTENSERLEMWKEKLLQALGSNAQAIVDVIPEVELIIGKQPVLPQLGAAESLNRFNRVFQSFIQVFTKQSHPLVLFLDDLQWADSASLKLIQVLMTNPDSQYLLLIGAYRDNEVSISHPLLKTLAEIQQANTIVNNIILRPLEFTHVCQMVADTLGNSEKITQLARLLFKKTQGNPFFLNQLLKALYQENLLKFDFNRGIWFWDIEQIQNVNIVDRDVIELVAENIQKLPEATQTALQLAACIGNRFNLDVLTTVSIKNLQNIAEALQPALQLGLILPLNNEYRIPLLFANEELADLGFDKSNVTYRFLHDRIQQAAYSLIPDDQKQVTHLKIGQQLLQNTPPEQLEENIFNIINQLNVGASLITDPDQKQRLVELNLLAGRKAKASTAYLVAIAYLTTGLQLLPPDSWLSEYDLTLALVVEAAEAAYLGGDYELMESLASQVLQNTRTLLDRVKIYEVKIQAYVAQSRQPEAIKTALTVLELLGVKFPDSPSQADITKSLQATQAILAERSFADLIDLPEMTDPQILAVMRIIATVTAAVYQAVPMLLPLIVFKQVRLSIQYGNAPESTLAYAWYGVILCGVIGDIDTGDRAGQLALDLLSRHQGKALKTSTFNMVYPFVKPWKHHIQESLLPLLEAHHSGLETGDLEYSAYCAYNYCSLSYFLGKELRVLESEMATYSEALDKIKQEVAHNYLKIFRQSVLNLFSEVPFPGKLQGVAYNEDIMLPLHLKANDRYAIGTLYVNKLILCYLFGEYQQAAEVASLGKEYLDGVTGSFMVPVFHFYDSLTQLAILSQTSSPEKETLWLRVMANQEKLKQWADIAPMNHKHKFCLIKAEYHWALGEYLEAMDYYDRAIAGAAENGYIQEEALANERAAELYLSLGKKKIAQLYMTEAYYGYNRWGSSAKVKNLEKRYPDLILRSASAIATTGSISRKLKTDVSISTHATTNTGGNLDIVTVVKACEAINNEISLESLPRTLLHIILENAGAQKGCLILVKNNQLFIEAIDSSMEDSEIILLSTPVEDSELVPKKAINYVARTQQPLVIRDAKLDPISNKDPYIQRHECKSILCIPIFYQGKFIGIFYLENNLITGAFTPERLELLKILSSQAAIAIKNARLYAKEQEKSQDLEATLLKLQQTQTLLVHTEKISSLGQLVAGVAHEVNNPVSFIFTNLTHAKRYIEDLINLLHLYQKYFPEPPIEIIDEIESIDLDFLLEDLPNMISSMKVGTHRIRDIMQSLRNFSRNDGLDKRAVDIHEGIETTLMILSHRLKANPSRPKIYVVRNYGNVPQVACYPGQLNQVFMNLLANAIDALEESNQGKTYAYVEENPNVITITTTADDEQVKICIADNGPGMSESVKQKVFQAFFTTKPEGKGTGLGLSISYQIITEAHHGTFKCFSSPGEGAEFIIQLPIFGD from the coding sequence GTGTTAACTTCGGTTATTCCAGGTTATGACTTAACAGAAATTATATCTGAAGGAATTAACACAATTGTTTACCGGGCTAGGGCGCAAAACACCCAGCAGTCTGTGATTTTGAAAGTTCTGAAGGCTGATTATCCCTCTCTTGAGCAAATTACTCGCTTCAAGCACGAATATAAAACTACAGAAAATCTTAATTGTGAAGGTATTGTTAAAATCTATCGCTTAGAAAGCTACCAAAACCGTTTGGCGTTAGTAGCGGAAGATTTTGATGGCGTCAATCTTAAGGAATTTCTTTCTCAGCAGCAGCTTTGTGAAGTTACTTTTCTCAAGATTGCTGTGCAATTAGCAAAGGCATTGTTAGCGTTACATCAGCAAGGCATTATTCATAAAGATATTAAACCTACAAATATCATCATTAATCCCCACACTGGAATTGTTAAAATTACTGACTTTAGTATTGCCTCATATTTAAATAAAGAAACTCCGCAACTGACTAATCCTCATCAATTGGAAGGAACTGTTGCTTATATGTCTCCTGAGCAAACTGGGAGAATGAATCGCACTGTCGATTATCGCAGCGATTTTTATTCGTTGGGGATGACATTTTATGAGATGCTGACTGGTCAATTGCCTTTTGTAACTGACGATTTACTAGAGATGGTTCACTGTCATATTGCCAAGCCAGTGACACCAATTACGCAGTTGAATCCAGAGATTTCGACAACGATAGACGCTATTGTGATGAAATTGATCGCGAAAAATGCTGAAGACCGCTATCAAAGTGCTTTGGGATTATTAGCGGATTTAGAATTCTGTCTTGAGCAACTGCAAGTTAGCGGTGCTATTCCTGATTTTATCCCCGGACAACGCGATCGCATTTCGCAATTACTCATCCCCCAACAATTATATGGACGAGAAACAGAAGTCTCGACTTTGTTAGCGGCTTTTGAGCGCGTTAGCCAAGGTAAGAGCGAAATTATGTTGGTTTCTGGCTACTCTGGGATTGGTAAGTCATCTCTAGTAAATGAGGTACATAAACCAATAGTTAAACAGAAGGGTTATTTCATTAATGGTAAATTCGATCAATTTAAACGGAATATCCCTTACACTTCTGTGATTCAGGCTTTTCAATCTTTAATGCAGCAATTACTAACTGAAAATAGCGAACGCTTGGAAATGTGGAAAGAAAAACTGCTGCAAGCACTAGGTAGCAATGCTCAAGCGATCGTTGATGTGATTCCCGAAGTAGAATTAATTATTGGTAAACAGCCAGTTCTTCCTCAATTAGGTGCAGCAGAAAGCCTCAATCGATTTAATCGAGTATTTCAATCTTTTATTCAAGTTTTTACAAAACAGTCACACCCTTTAGTACTTTTTTTGGATGACTTACAATGGGCTGACTCTGCTTCGCTGAAATTAATTCAGGTGTTAATGACTAACCCAGATAGTCAATATTTGCTATTGATTGGAGCATATCGAGATAACGAGGTCAGCATCAGTCATCCATTACTAAAAACCTTGGCAGAAATTCAACAAGCAAACACGATTGTTAACAATATTATTTTACGTCCATTAGAATTTACTCATGTCTGTCAGATGGTTGCAGATACCTTAGGCAATTCTGAAAAAATTACCCAATTAGCGCGACTTTTATTTAAAAAAACTCAGGGAAATCCTTTCTTTTTAAATCAATTACTTAAGGCACTTTATCAAGAAAATTTGCTGAAATTTGATTTCAATCGAGGAATTTGGTTTTGGGATATTGAGCAAATTCAAAATGTTAATATTGTAGATCGAGATGTGATTGAATTAGTGGCAGAAAATATTCAGAAGCTTCCAGAAGCTACGCAAACAGCGCTACAACTAGCTGCATGTATTGGCAATCGCTTTAATTTAGATGTATTGACAACAGTCAGCATCAAGAATCTACAAAACATTGCCGAAGCATTACAACCAGCTTTGCAATTGGGTCTAATTTTACCGCTGAATAATGAATACCGCATACCTCTACTATTTGCTAACGAAGAGTTAGCTGATTTAGGATTTGATAAATCGAATGTCACCTATCGCTTTTTACACGATCGCATCCAACAAGCCGCCTATTCTCTAATTCCTGATGACCAGAAACAAGTTACCCATCTGAAAATTGGTCAGCAGTTATTGCAAAATACACCTCCCGAACAATTGGAGGAAAATATTTTTAATATTATTAATCAATTAAATGTGGGTGCTAGCCTGATTACAGACCCAGACCAAAAGCAACGGCTAGTTGAATTAAATTTGCTGGCTGGGAGAAAAGCTAAAGCCTCAACCGCTTATCTAGTGGCGATCGCATATTTAACCACAGGTTTACAACTCCTCCCACCCGATAGCTGGCTGAGTGAATATGACTTGACTCTAGCCTTGGTAGTGGAAGCCGCAGAAGCAGCATATCTAGGTGGCGATTATGAGTTAATGGAGAGTTTAGCGAGTCAAGTATTGCAAAATACTCGCACTCTACTAGATCGAGTGAAAATCTATGAAGTAAAAATTCAGGCTTATGTAGCGCAGAGTAGACAGCCGGAAGCTATCAAAACAGCATTAACTGTTCTAGAACTTTTGGGTGTTAAATTTCCCGATTCGCCTAGCCAAGCAGATATCACCAAGAGTTTGCAAGCAACTCAGGCTATTTTAGCAGAAAGGAGTTTTGCGGATTTAATTGACCTACCAGAGATGACCGATCCGCAAATTCTCGCAGTTATGCGGATTATTGCCACAGTCACGGCGGCTGTATATCAAGCAGTACCAATGTTACTGCCCTTAATTGTATTTAAGCAGGTGCGGCTATCAATACAATACGGCAATGCCCCAGAATCAACTCTTGCCTATGCTTGGTATGGAGTGATTCTCTGTGGAGTCATCGGGGATATTGATACAGGCGATCGCGCTGGTCAATTGGCATTAGATTTACTATCGCGTCACCAGGGTAAAGCGCTGAAAACTAGCACTTTTAATATGGTTTACCCGTTCGTCAAGCCGTGGAAGCATCATATTCAGGAATCTCTATTACCCTTACTAGAAGCACATCACAGTGGTTTGGAAACTGGAGATTTAGAATACTCTGCTTACTGTGCCTACAATTATTGCTCTCTTTCTTATTTCCTTGGCAAAGAACTGAGAGTCTTAGAATCAGAGATGGCAACTTACAGCGAAGCTTTGGATAAAATCAAGCAAGAAGTCGCCCATAATTATCTCAAAATATTTCGGCAATCTGTATTAAACCTATTCAGTGAAGTGCCTTTCCCAGGAAAGTTGCAAGGTGTGGCATATAACGAAGACATCATGCTGCCCTTACATTTAAAGGCTAACGACCGCTATGCGATCGGCACTTTATACGTCAACAAATTGATTCTTTGCTACTTGTTTGGAGAGTATCAACAAGCAGCAGAAGTTGCTTCTCTAGGGAAGGAATACTTAGATGGGGTGACTGGATCTTTTATGGTGCCAGTCTTTCATTTTTATGATTCTCTCACCCAGCTTGCTATCTTATCTCAAACCTCAAGTCCAGAAAAAGAAACCTTGTGGTTGCGAGTCATGGCTAACCAAGAGAAGCTGAAGCAATGGGCAGATATTGCGCCCATGAATCACAAACACAAATTTTGTTTAATCAAAGCTGAGTACCACTGGGCGCTGGGAGAGTATTTAGAAGCGATGGACTACTACGATCGCGCCATTGCTGGAGCTGCTGAAAACGGTTACATTCAAGAAGAAGCACTGGCTAACGAACGCGCCGCAGAATTATACCTGTCACTAGGTAAGAAAAAAATTGCCCAACTTTACATGACTGAGGCTTACTACGGTTACAACCGTTGGGGTAGTTCCGCCAAAGTCAAAAACTTAGAAAAGCGCTACCCAGATTTAATTTTACGCAGTGCCAGTGCGATCGCCACCACAGGTAGCATCTCTCGAAAATTAAAAACTGATGTTTCCATCAGCACGCACGCTACCACCAACACTGGTGGCAATCTAGATATAGTTACAGTAGTCAAAGCGTGTGAGGCAATTAATAATGAAATCTCCTTAGAAAGTTTACCGCGCACCCTTCTACATATCATTTTAGAAAATGCTGGTGCCCAAAAAGGTTGCTTAATTTTAGTTAAAAATAATCAATTATTTATAGAAGCAATTGATAGCAGCATGGAAGATTCGGAAATTATTTTGCTATCAACTCCGGTTGAAGATAGCGAATTGGTGCCGAAGAAAGCGATCAACTATGTAGCGAGAACTCAGCAACCCTTGGTCATTAGAGATGCAAAACTTGACCCCATATCTAATAAAGACCCATACATTCAGCGGCATGAATGTAAGTCGATATTATGCATACCTATTTTTTATCAAGGGAAGTTTATCGGTATATTTTATCTCGAAAATAATTTGATAACTGGAGCATTTACTCCCGAACGGTTAGAACTTTTAAAAATTCTTTCTTCCCAAGCTGCGATCGCCATCAAAAATGCCCGCCTTTATGCTAAAGAACAAGAAAAATCCCAAGACTTAGAAGCAACGCTTTTAAAACTTCAACAAACTCAAACTTTACTCGTACATACAGAAAAAATTTCTTCTTTAGGTCAACTAGTAGCAGGAGTTGCCCATGAAGTAAATAATCCTGTTAGCTTCATTTTTACTAACCTAACTCATGCCAAACGGTATATTGAGGATTTAATTAATTTACTGCATCTTTATCAAAAGTATTTCCCCGAACCGCCAATAGAAATCATCGATGAAATTGAGTCTATAGATTTAGATTTCCTGCTAGAAGACCTGCCAAACATGATTTCCTCAATGAAGGTGGGAACCCATCGCATCCGCGATATCATGCAATCTCTACGCAACTTCTCACGCAATGATGGTTTAGATAAAAGAGCAGTTGATATTCATGAAGGAATTGAAACTACGCTGATGATTTTATCCCATCGCCTGAAAGCTAATCCATCCCGTCCCAAAATTTATGTGGTGCGGAATTATGGAAATGTACCTCAAGTTGCTTGTTATCCTGGTCAATTAAATCAGGTATTTATGAATTTGCTAGCGAATGCTATTGATGCATTGGAAGAGTCTAATCAAGGAAAAACTTATGCTTATGTAGAAGAGAATCCCAATGTCATCACAATTACTACTACAGCAGACGATGAGCAAGTCAAAATTTGTATTGCTGATAACGGGCCGGGAATGTCCGAATCGGTAAAACAAAAAGTTTTTCAAGCTTTCTTTACCACAAAGCCAGAAGGTAAAGGTACGGGTTTGGGGCTATCGATTAGTTATCAAATAATTACAGAAGCCCATCATGGTACTTTCAAGTGTTTCTCTTCCCCTGGCGAAGGTGCAGAATTTATCATTCAGCTTCCCATTTTTGGAGATTAA
- a CDS encoding N-acylglucosamine 2-epimerase produces MRQDFQELAELYKNALLNDVLPFWEKHSIDWEQGGYFTCLDRTGKVYDTDKFIWLQNRQVWTFSMLYNQLEKRENWLKIATNGANFLSQHGRDADGNWYFALTREGQPLVQPYNIFSDCFAAMAFSQYALTCGEDWARDIAMQAYDNVLRRKDNPKGKYTKTYPGTRPMKSLAVPMILANLTLEMAWLLPSETLENVLDMTVQEVMSDFLDQERGLMYENVAPDGSHIDCFEGRLINPGHGIEAMWFIMDIANRRQDAKTINQAVDVVLNILNFAWDSEYGGLYYFMDAEGYPPQQLEWDQKLWWVHLESLVALAMGYRLTGRDACWEWYKKMHDYAWSHFADAEYGEWFGYLNRRGEVLLNLKGGKWKGCFHVPRALYLCWQQFAALSSQTKRSHS; encoded by the coding sequence ATGAGGCAAGATTTTCAAGAACTGGCTGAACTATACAAAAACGCGCTTCTCAATGATGTACTCCCTTTTTGGGAAAAACACTCGATTGATTGGGAGCAAGGTGGCTATTTTACTTGCCTCGATCGCACAGGTAAAGTGTATGACACAGATAAATTTATTTGGCTGCAAAACCGCCAAGTCTGGACATTTTCTATGCTTTACAACCAGCTAGAAAAACGCGAAAACTGGTTGAAAATAGCTACTAATGGTGCTAATTTCCTTTCTCAGCATGGCAGAGATGCTGATGGTAACTGGTATTTTGCCCTCACCCGTGAAGGTCAGCCTTTAGTACAGCCCTACAATATCTTTTCTGATTGCTTTGCAGCGATGGCTTTTAGCCAATACGCCCTCACCTGCGGTGAAGATTGGGCTAGGGATATAGCAATGCAAGCTTATGACAACGTTTTGCGCCGCAAGGATAATCCCAAAGGCAAATATACCAAGACTTACCCAGGTACACGCCCGATGAAATCGTTGGCTGTACCGATGATTTTAGCCAATCTCACTCTAGAAATGGCATGGTTGCTACCTAGCGAAACCTTAGAGAATGTCTTGGATATGACTGTTCAGGAAGTGATGAGCGATTTTCTTGACCAAGAACGGGGGTTGATGTACGAAAATGTTGCGCCTGATGGTTCGCACATTGATTGTTTTGAAGGTAGATTAATTAACCCCGGTCACGGGATTGAAGCGATGTGGTTCATTATGGATATTGCCAACCGTCGTCAAGATGCGAAGACAATCAACCAAGCTGTTGATGTAGTGCTAAATATCCTAAATTTTGCCTGGGATAGTGAGTATGGCGGATTGTATTACTTTATGGATGCGGAGGGATATCCACCACAACAACTGGAATGGGATCAAAAGTTGTGGTGGGTTCACCTGGAGTCGTTGGTTGCATTGGCAATGGGCTATCGCTTAACGGGGCGTGACGCTTGTTGGGAATGGTATAAAAAAATGCATGATTATGCTTGGTCACACTTTGCAGATGCCGAGTATGGTGAGTGGTTTGGCTACCTCAATCGGCGTGGAGAAGTGCTATTAAACCTCAAAGGCGGTAAATGGAAAGGTTGTTTTCACGTACCGCGTGCGCTGTATCTTTGCTGGCAACAATTTGCTGCATTAAGTTCGCAGACAAAGCGATCGCATTCATAA
- a CDS encoding riboflavin biosynthesis protein RibD codes for MNNFPAIAQADASLHNYNPETTDKRIGSDFDSRMMRRCLELARRALGRTSPNPLVGAVVVKDGEIVGEGFHPRAGEPHAEVFALRAAGDRARGATVYVSLEPCNHYGRTPPCSEGLIAAGVAKVVVGMVDPNPLVAGGGIARLRAAGIEVLVGVEEAACKELNEGFVHRILYKRPLGILKYAMTLDGKIATTSGHSAWVTNQDARSEVHQLRAACDAVIVGGNTVRQDNPYLTSHRVGAHNPLRVVMSRHLNLPENARLWQISEAPTLVLTEVGANPNFQEILRQQGVEVVEFTSLTPDNVMAHLYERGFCSVLWECGGTLAASAIAQKAVQKILAFIAPKIIGGSSAPTPVGDLGFTTMTEALPLENVRWRVVGSDCLIEGYLPR; via the coding sequence ATGAATAATTTCCCTGCGATCGCTCAAGCAGATGCATCTCTACATAACTACAATCCAGAAACTACTGACAAAAGGATAGGGAGTGATTTTGATTCCCGGATGATGCGGCGGTGTTTGGAACTCGCCCGTCGCGCTTTGGGACGCACTTCACCCAATCCGTTAGTGGGTGCAGTGGTTGTCAAAGATGGGGAAATTGTGGGTGAAGGTTTTCATCCCCGTGCTGGCGAACCTCATGCGGAAGTTTTTGCTCTCAGAGCAGCAGGCGATCGCGCTCGTGGTGCTACTGTTTATGTAAGTCTCGAACCCTGCAACCACTACGGGCGGACTCCGCCTTGTTCCGAAGGATTAATCGCCGCTGGTGTCGCAAAAGTAGTGGTGGGTATGGTAGACCCGAATCCACTAGTAGCGGGTGGTGGTATTGCTCGTTTACGTGCAGCAGGTATAGAAGTTTTAGTCGGAGTAGAAGAAGCAGCCTGCAAAGAACTCAACGAAGGTTTTGTACATCGCATTCTCTACAAACGCCCTTTAGGTATTTTGAAGTATGCTATGACTTTGGATGGCAAAATTGCTACTACTTCCGGCCATAGTGCTTGGGTGACAAACCAAGACGCCCGCAGTGAAGTTCATCAACTGCGGGCGGCTTGTGATGCAGTAATTGTTGGCGGAAATACCGTGCGGCAGGACAATCCTTATTTAACCAGCCATCGGGTAGGAGCGCATAATCCCTTGCGAGTCGTGATGAGTCGCCATCTCAACTTGCCAGAAAATGCTCGCTTATGGCAAATATCTGAGGCTCCTACTTTGGTGTTGACAGAGGTAGGTGCTAACCCTAATTTTCAAGAAATTTTACGGCAACAGGGAGTGGAAGTGGTGGAGTTCACGTCACTCACACCAGATAATGTAATGGCGCACTTATATGAACGGGGTTTTTGTAGCGTCTTATGGGAATGTGGGGGGACTTTAGCTGCAAGTGCGATCGCGCAAAAAGCGGTGCAAAAAATTCTTGCCTTTATTGCTCCGAAAATCATTGGTGGTAGTTCTGCACCCACGCCCGTAGGCGACTTAGGTTTTACCACTATGACCGAAGCTTTACCCCTGGAAAATGTTCGTTGGCGTGTAGTGGGTTCTGATTGCTTGATAGAAGGTTATTTACCCCGATAA